A window of Pedobacter lusitanus contains these coding sequences:
- a CDS encoding APC family permease, whose product MQPKKQLSLFDLSMIVVSLVIGMGIFRTPVNVASKAQIPELFFLAWIIGGLVAYCGALIYAEIGSRFPVTGGYYKIFSTCYHPSVAFAINGTVVLTNAASMAGVTLIGSEYLSSVIFPPEMQTDFYRLIVAGSTILIFYCINLLGLKASSKVQNILTVIKITLVLILICAIFFGGNAATITPVFKTASGNLPVWSDYGRALGICLIAVTFSFAGYTQTINLGGEVKDAKKIIPKGIKMGLFIIILLYLLINYAYVSVIGFEQLKTAHSIAAILAGKIFGPAGFTVLSAVIFLSVLGYVNVNLLSNPRAMFAMGEEKALPSVFAQKNKKTDVMVVSLTTFTALVIITLFFAQTFDKIVNYSIILECIGTASSAATLFILRRTTSHLDKNSIYMMKWYPVLPVLFISFYLFVGISIYQDDPSAAMNGLYIFIAFVIIYFISKLFNKKKEVADAAEEGTAIK is encoded by the coding sequence ATGCAGCCTAAAAAACAACTTTCCCTTTTCGATCTGTCTATGATCGTAGTCAGCCTGGTTATTGGAATGGGAATTTTCCGGACACCAGTAAATGTAGCCTCAAAAGCCCAGATCCCCGAATTGTTCTTTTTAGCCTGGATTATTGGTGGTCTGGTGGCTTACTGCGGTGCATTGATTTATGCAGAAATAGGCTCCCGTTTCCCAGTCACCGGTGGTTATTACAAGATATTTTCCACCTGTTATCACCCTTCGGTTGCTTTTGCAATAAATGGAACTGTAGTGTTAACAAATGCCGCCTCGATGGCGGGAGTGACCCTGATCGGATCAGAATATCTGAGCAGTGTTATTTTTCCTCCAGAGATGCAGACTGATTTTTACCGGCTCATCGTTGCCGGCAGTACCATTCTTATTTTTTACTGCATTAATCTGCTGGGATTAAAAGCGAGTTCAAAAGTTCAGAATATACTCACAGTGATTAAAATCACCCTGGTTCTTATCCTGATTTGCGCTATATTTTTCGGAGGAAATGCAGCAACTATAACACCGGTATTCAAAACAGCCTCAGGTAATTTACCGGTCTGGTCAGATTATGGCAGAGCACTGGGAATCTGTCTGATTGCTGTGACCTTCTCCTTTGCCGGTTATACCCAAACCATTAATCTTGGCGGAGAGGTAAAGGATGCTAAAAAGATAATTCCCAAAGGCATTAAAATGGGGCTCTTTATTATCATTTTATTATATCTGCTGATTAATTATGCCTACGTGAGCGTTATAGGTTTTGAGCAGCTGAAAACCGCTCACAGTATTGCCGCAATACTGGCAGGAAAGATCTTTGGTCCTGCAGGTTTTACCGTGCTCTCAGCAGTCATTTTTCTATCCGTTTTGGGATATGTCAATGTAAATCTGCTCAGTAATCCAAGAGCCATGTTTGCCATGGGCGAAGAAAAAGCTCTCCCGTCAGTTTTTGCACAAAAAAACAAAAAAACTGATGTCATGGTAGTCAGTCTGACCACTTTTACAGCATTAGTTATCATTACCTTGTTTTTTGCACAGACATTTGATAAGATTGTTAACTATTCCATTATTCTGGAATGCATAGGAACAGCAAGTTCGGCAGCTACATTGTTTATCTTGCGCAGAACCACTTCACATCTGGATAAAAACAGTATTTATATGATGAAATGGTACCCGGTGCTTCCGGTATTGTTTATTTCTTTTTACCTTTTTGTAGGAATCAGTATTTATCAGGATGATCCATCCGCAGCTATGAATGGATTGTATATATTTATAGCATTCGTAATCATCTATTTTATTTCAAAATTATTCAACAAAAAGAAAGAGGTAGCCGATGCAGCAGAAGAAGGAACTGCCATTAAGTAA
- a CDS encoding DNA topoisomerase IV subunit B, with translation MAEPIYNDDSIRSLDWKEHIRLRPGMYIGKLGDGSAQDDGIYVLLKEIMDNSIDEFVMGSGRIIDITVSDSKVNVRDYGRGIPLGKVIDCVSKINTGGKYDSNAFQKSVGLNGVGTKAVNALSTNFVVQSYRDGKTKKVEFSRGEITMDHPVIDTTQRNGTAITFYPDDTIFRNYHYIPDFVESMIWNYVFLNTGLTVNFNNQKYLSERGLYDLLHKVADVENIRYPIIHLKGNDIEIAMTHGQQYGEDYHSFVNGQHTTQGGTHQAAFREAVVKTIREFYKKEYEASDIRSSIIAAISVRVQEPVFESQTKTKLGSQNMGPEGPSVRTFINDFVKKELDDYLHKHTDVADSLLKRILQSERERKDIAGIKKLANDRAKKASLHNKKLRDCKVHFNSTHEKRYETTLFITEGDSASGSITKSRDVDCQAVFSLKGKPLNCYELTKKVVYENEEFNLLQHALNIEDGLDGLHYNNIVIATDADVDGMHIRLLMMTFFLQFFPDLVRAGHVYILQTPLFRVRNKKETIYCYSDDERKKAIEKLGNKPEITRFKGLGEISPDEFGLFIGKDIRLDPVILKDQTIKNLLEYYMGKNTPDRQQHIIRNLRIEKDTVEELVSADLDAATAAVSEDIIEDEIAESA, from the coding sequence ATGGCTGAACCAATATATAATGATGACAGTATACGGTCATTAGACTGGAAAGAACACATCAGATTACGTCCTGGTATGTATATCGGGAAGTTGGGTGATGGCTCTGCCCAGGATGATGGTATTTATGTCCTGCTCAAGGAAATCATGGATAACTCTATTGATGAGTTCGTGATGGGGTCGGGCCGTATTATTGATATCACTGTTTCTGATTCCAAGGTAAATGTGCGTGATTACGGTCGTGGTATTCCATTGGGTAAGGTGATCGATTGCGTATCCAAGATTAATACCGGTGGTAAATACGACAGTAATGCTTTCCAGAAATCTGTAGGCTTAAACGGGGTGGGTACGAAAGCTGTAAATGCTTTATCGACTAATTTCGTAGTGCAGTCTTACCGTGACGGAAAAACAAAAAAGGTAGAGTTTTCAAGAGGGGAGATCACTATGGATCATCCGGTAATTGATACGACTCAAAGAAACGGTACTGCGATTACTTTTTATCCGGATGATACTATTTTCAGAAACTATCACTATATCCCTGATTTTGTAGAAAGCATGATCTGGAACTATGTGTTCCTGAACACCGGACTGACTGTTAATTTTAATAATCAGAAATATTTATCTGAACGTGGTCTGTATGACCTGCTGCATAAGGTAGCAGATGTGGAGAATATCCGTTATCCTATTATTCATCTGAAAGGAAATGATATAGAGATTGCCATGACTCACGGTCAGCAATATGGTGAAGATTATCATTCTTTTGTGAATGGACAGCATACTACTCAGGGGGGGACACACCAGGCAGCTTTCAGAGAGGCCGTGGTTAAAACTATCCGTGAGTTCTATAAAAAAGAATATGAAGCTTCGGATATCCGTTCTTCAATTATTGCAGCAATTTCGGTACGTGTACAGGAACCGGTGTTTGAGTCGCAGACAAAAACTAAGCTGGGATCACAGAATATGGGGCCTGAAGGGCCTTCTGTCCGTACTTTTATTAACGACTTTGTTAAAAAAGAGCTGGATGATTACCTGCATAAACATACTGATGTTGCAGATTCTTTACTTAAACGTATTCTGCAGTCGGAACGTGAACGTAAGGATATTGCCGGAATTAAAAAACTGGCTAATGACCGGGCTAAAAAGGCATCACTTCATAATAAAAAACTCAGGGACTGTAAAGTGCATTTTAACAGTACACATGAGAAACGTTATGAGACAACCTTGTTTATCACTGAGGGAGATTCTGCTTCCGGATCAATTACCAAATCGCGGGATGTGGATTGCCAGGCAGTATTCAGTCTGAAAGGTAAACCGCTGAACTGTTACGAACTGACCAAAAAAGTTGTTTATGAAAATGAAGAGTTCAATTTATTGCAGCATGCGCTGAATATTGAAGACGGACTTGACGGCTTACATTATAACAATATCGTGATTGCTACAGATGCGGATGTGGACGGTATGCACATCAGGTTACTGATGATGACATTCTTTCTGCAGTTCTTTCCTGATCTGGTAAGAGCCGGACACGTTTATATCTTACAAACACCATTATTCAGGGTACGTAATAAGAAAGAAACGATCTATTGTTACAGTGACGACGAACGTAAAAAAGCTATTGAGAAATTAGGGAATAAGCCTGAGATTACAAGGTTTAAAGGTCTGGGTGAGATTTCTCCTGATGAGTTTGGTTTGTTTATCGGTAAGGATATCCGTTTAGACCCGGTAATCCTGAAAGATCAGACTATTAAAAATCTGCTGGAATATTATATGGGGAAAAATACTCCGGACAGACAGCAGCATATTATCAGAAACTTAAGGATAGAGAAAGATACGGTAGAAGAATTAGTCTCTGCTGATCTGGATGCTGCAACAGCTGCGGTCTCTGAAGATATTATAGAAGATGAAATTGCAGAATCGGCTTAA
- a CDS encoding BamA/TamA family outer membrane protein, which translates to MKKLISPTLLIVSCLVWSACSNTKYLKPGQTLYTGAEVKINPDSTTKIANEKDVKSDLESKTRPAPNKTLLGLRPKLYIYNLAGEPKKPKGIKHWLRTKVGEPPVLLSDVKLKYNNAVLTSYLISQGYLQSVVTGDTVVKNRTGKAVYTAETGNRYKINNITFPKDSGNLARIVNQYKDKTLLKKGDFYNLEVFKNERIRIDNDLKESGYFYFSPDYLILQVDSTIGKSQVNITVKVKDIAPDAGLKPYTIKNINIYPNYSLRRDSILRKSKPFEYGDFNIYDDRKMFKPRLFDRLVFFKKGETYNRRDHNQSLNRMVNINAFQAVRAEFLPVDSFKNNQLDLNIYLTPLKKNSLSFSVTGTSKSNNFVGSEVKVTQTTRNLFRGAEQLDVSLSGGFETQVSGQARNLNSYSFTAQGKLTFPRFIVPFYKPNSTNAFIPKTIASLSYELLSRGSLYDLSSFKAEYGYLWKENQYKEHTFNPISLTYVRPSITTKDTAGLYRNNPGLKNILDKQFIIGSSYNFTYTNQMEEARRNNIYFNGNIQTGGNIWGLFIPKDSNGERTILKVPLTQFVRLETDLRNYYKINRKVTWANRFNVGYGYAYGNSTSLPFVKQFFAGGTNDIRGFASRSLGPGTYKVADTVQYADQSGDIKIMLNTELRFKLFSVLYGALFADAGNVWLRKEDPNRPGSGFKLKNALSEMAVATGAGLRVDAKIFVIRLDVAFPIRKPYLPEGQRWVIDQVAFGDKGWRKENLIYNIGIGYPF; encoded by the coding sequence ATGAAAAAGCTAATTAGCCCCACTTTATTAATAGTTTCATGTTTAGTGTGGTCTGCCTGCAGTAATACTAAATATCTGAAGCCCGGACAGACCTTATATACAGGTGCTGAAGTAAAAATCAATCCTGATTCTACAACAAAAATTGCAAATGAAAAGGATGTAAAAAGCGATCTGGAAAGCAAAACCAGGCCCGCTCCGAATAAAACACTCCTTGGTCTGAGACCCAAACTATATATTTATAATCTGGCCGGAGAGCCCAAAAAGCCCAAGGGTATTAAACACTGGTTAAGAACCAAAGTTGGAGAACCACCTGTATTACTCAGTGATGTTAAGCTAAAATATAATAATGCAGTATTAACGAGTTATCTGATTAGTCAGGGCTATCTTCAGTCTGTTGTTACAGGAGATACGGTAGTCAAAAACCGGACAGGAAAAGCCGTGTATACTGCAGAAACAGGTAATCGTTATAAAATAAACAATATTACTTTCCCTAAAGATTCAGGAAATCTGGCCCGGATCGTTAATCAGTATAAAGATAAAACGCTGCTGAAAAAAGGAGATTTCTACAATCTGGAAGTATTTAAAAATGAAAGAATACGGATAGACAACGATCTGAAAGAGAGTGGCTATTTCTATTTCAGCCCGGATTATCTTATTCTGCAGGTAGATAGTACCATTGGAAAAAGCCAGGTTAACATCACTGTTAAGGTAAAAGATATAGCACCGGACGCTGGTTTAAAACCTTATACAATCAAAAACATTAATATATACCCGAACTATTCATTAAGAAGGGATTCTATTCTGAGGAAATCAAAGCCATTTGAATATGGAGATTTCAATATCTATGATGACCGGAAAATGTTCAAACCAAGATTATTTGACAGACTTGTTTTCTTTAAAAAAGGGGAAACCTATAACCGGAGAGATCACAACCAGTCGTTAAACCGAATGGTAAACATTAATGCCTTTCAGGCTGTAAGAGCAGAATTCTTACCTGTTGACAGTTTTAAAAATAACCAGCTGGATCTGAATATTTACCTGACCCCATTAAAGAAAAATTCCTTATCTTTTTCAGTAACCGGTACTAGTAAGTCAAATAACTTTGTAGGTTCTGAAGTGAAAGTCACGCAGACTACCAGAAATCTTTTCAGAGGTGCCGAACAACTGGATGTAAGTTTAAGTGGTGGCTTTGAAACACAGGTTAGCGGACAGGCAAGAAATCTTAACTCCTATTCATTTACCGCGCAGGGAAAACTGACTTTCCCAAGATTTATTGTGCCTTTTTACAAACCTAACAGTACAAACGCCTTTATTCCCAAGACCATTGCCTCACTGTCTTATGAATTGTTAAGCAGAGGATCTTTATATGATTTAAGCTCATTTAAGGCTGAATATGGTTATCTGTGGAAAGAAAACCAGTATAAAGAGCACACTTTTAACCCGATATCACTTACCTATGTCCGTCCTAGTATAACAACTAAAGACACAGCAGGGTTATATAGGAATAATCCAGGATTAAAAAACATTTTAGACAAACAGTTTATTATTGGAAGCAGTTATAACTTTACCTATACCAATCAAATGGAAGAAGCCAGAAGGAATAACATCTATTTCAACGGGAATATCCAGACAGGTGGAAATATCTGGGGGTTATTTATTCCAAAAGACAGCAATGGAGAAAGAACAATTCTTAAGGTTCCTTTAACCCAATTTGTCAGATTGGAAACGGACCTTAGAAATTATTATAAGATAAACAGGAAAGTTACCTGGGCTAACAGATTCAATGTTGGATATGGTTATGCTTACGGAAATAGCACTTCTTTACCTTTTGTGAAGCAGTTTTTTGCAGGCGGAACAAATGATATCCGTGGTTTTGCTTCAAGATCTTTAGGACCTGGAACTTATAAAGTAGCCGATACAGTACAATATGCTGACCAAAGTGGTGATATAAAAATCATGCTGAACACAGAATTACGTTTTAAACTGTTCAGTGTTTTATATGGTGCGTTGTTTGCAGATGCTGGAAATGTCTGGCTTAGGAAAGAAGATCCGAACAGACCGGGGTCAGGTTTCAAACTAAAAAATGCTTTAAGCGAAATGGCCGTTGCAACCGGAGCAGGTTTACGTGTTGACGCCAAAATATTCGTAATCCGTTTAGATGTTGCCTTCCCGATCAGAAAGCCATACTTACCTGAAGGCCAGAGATGGGTAATTGACCAGGTTGCATTTGGCGATAAAGGCTGGAGAAAAGAAAACTTAATTTATAATATCGGGATCGGGTATCCATTCTAA
- a CDS encoding YihY/virulence factor BrkB family protein — protein sequence MKVIHKIKKFFIALYHLFIAAGEGFIEDRVMKLSAALAYYTIFSLTPLIIIIISAASIFFSDKLNPGTELFAQISEMVGPAAAKQIQGFVANANLTGKSTMGLIIGIGTLVVGSTAIFIEIQDSINMIWKVKAVPKKGWLKMLTNRLLSFSLIVSMGFLLLVSLVINSIVVGLGSKLGDLVTQSRIGEVIPVADTTTTLLIYILNNAFTLAAVTAVFTIIFKILPDVILRWKSAIIGALFTALLFSLGKYLIGIYIEKGNPASAFGAASSIIVILLWIYYTAIILYFGAEFTQAYAEKYDKGIRPSKYAVHTQITVIEEKVDVLPPQHPKETKPESA from the coding sequence ATGAAAGTAATACATAAAATAAAAAAGTTCTTTATAGCCCTTTACCACCTGTTTATAGCAGCTGGCGAAGGCTTTATTGAAGACCGGGTCATGAAATTAAGTGCCGCTCTGGCTTACTATACCATTTTCTCACTGACTCCTCTGATTATTATCATTATTTCAGCAGCGAGTATATTTTTTAGTGACAAGCTGAATCCCGGTACAGAATTATTTGCACAAATCAGTGAAATGGTAGGTCCGGCAGCAGCCAAACAGATCCAGGGATTTGTAGCTAATGCTAATCTTACAGGCAAAAGCACTATGGGGTTAATTATAGGTATAGGAACGCTTGTTGTAGGTTCTACAGCTATTTTTATAGAAATCCAGGATAGTATCAATATGATCTGGAAAGTAAAAGCTGTTCCTAAAAAAGGCTGGTTAAAAATGCTGACTAACAGGCTCCTTTCTTTTTCACTGATTGTATCAATGGGCTTTCTGTTGCTGGTTTCACTGGTCATTAATAGTATCGTTGTTGGCCTGGGTTCCAAATTAGGAGACTTAGTTACACAAAGCCGGATAGGTGAAGTTATTCCGGTAGCTGATACGACAACTACCCTGCTGATCTATATTTTGAATAATGCATTTACCCTGGCAGCAGTAACTGCGGTATTTACAATTATTTTCAAGATACTACCCGATGTCATTCTCCGGTGGAAATCAGCTATTATAGGCGCATTATTTACGGCATTACTATTTAGCCTTGGTAAATACCTGATCGGTATTTATATTGAAAAAGGAAATCCTGCATCAGCCTTTGGTGCTGCAAGTTCAATTATTGTTATCTTGCTATGGATTTATTATACCGCTATTATTCTGTATTTCGGTGCTGAGTTTACCCAGGCCTATGCAGAAAAATATGATAAAGGAATCAGACCTAGTAAATATGCTGTGCATACACAGATTACTGTGATCGAAGAAAAAGTTGATGTTTTACCACCGCAACATCCTAAAGAAACAAAACCAGAATCGGCTTAA